A genomic region of Chthoniobacterales bacterium contains the following coding sequences:
- a CDS encoding 30S ribosomal protein S6 produces the protein MKKRYEALLVLNTRGKEDSAKDIIERLEKDFAAEGVTVEQVQRLERREFAYEHNHQKSGYYVNFIIETDPVTLEKLRGKFKLDADVTLQNYLVLPAAKAAA, from the coding sequence ATGAAAAAACGATACGAAGCCCTGCTCGTGCTCAACACGCGCGGCAAAGAAGACAGCGCCAAGGACATCATCGAACGTCTCGAAAAGGATTTCGCCGCCGAAGGCGTGACCGTCGAGCAAGTGCAGCGCCTCGAGCGCCGTGAGTTCGCCTACGAGCACAACCACCAGAAGTCCGGCTACTACGTGAACTTCATCATCGAGACCGATCCGGTTACGCTCGAGAAGCTCCGTGGCAAGTTCAAGCTCGACGCGGATGTGACCCTGCAGAACTATCTCGTCCTGCCCGCCGCCAAGGCCGCGGCCTAA
- a CDS encoding MFS transporter, whose amino-acid sequence MTTKRAQLGIIFLTILIDMIGFGIVIPVLPIYAETFHATPLQNGLLVAIFSFAQFLAAPLWGQISDRVGRKPVLFISILGTAAGFLMMGLAGSLAMLFLARLIDGAAGGNIGTAQAYVADISTREERAKAMGLIGAAFGLGFVFGPAIGGLVGKLFGLHAPFLLAAGMALVNAILVLVILPESLPKERRGGQVRESIFAVFQHSNGRVYATVTATYFCLITGFSMMTMVFALFLLHRFDLDELHTGGMLAMVGLVGAIIQGGLIGRLVKRFGEARLATGGAVVLSIGLFALPLASGMMSLVIACIAVAIGNSLLMPTLTGIASRSVDQNWQGRALGLLQSAGSLARWIGPALAGLLLSFDVGRAKEFYARTPLWAGAVLVGLSIFLTLLLPRTAEVDSVPADEPSTA is encoded by the coding sequence ATGACGACCAAGCGCGCCCAGTTGGGCATCATTTTCCTCACGATCCTGATCGACATGATCGGGTTTGGAATCGTCATTCCCGTGCTGCCGATCTACGCGGAAACGTTCCATGCGACGCCGCTACAGAACGGCCTGCTGGTTGCGATTTTCTCATTCGCGCAATTTCTGGCCGCGCCGTTGTGGGGCCAGATTTCCGATCGCGTCGGTCGCAAGCCGGTCCTCTTCATCAGCATCCTCGGCACAGCCGCGGGCTTTCTCATGATGGGTCTCGCGGGCTCGCTCGCGATGCTCTTCCTCGCGCGACTCATCGACGGGGCGGCTGGCGGAAACATTGGCACCGCGCAGGCGTATGTGGCCGATATTTCCACGCGGGAGGAGCGCGCGAAGGCGATGGGGCTCATTGGCGCCGCCTTCGGGTTGGGCTTCGTTTTTGGTCCGGCGATCGGCGGCCTGGTGGGAAAACTGTTTGGGCTGCACGCTCCGTTCCTGCTCGCCGCAGGCATGGCGCTGGTGAATGCAATCCTCGTCCTCGTGATCCTGCCGGAGAGCCTGCCGAAGGAGCGCCGTGGCGGGCAGGTGCGCGAGTCGATCTTTGCCGTCTTCCAGCACAGCAACGGCCGCGTGTATGCGACCGTCACGGCCACATATTTCTGCCTCATCACGGGTTTCTCGATGATGACGATGGTCTTCGCGCTGTTTTTGCTTCACCGCTTCGACCTCGATGAACTGCACACCGGCGGCATGCTCGCGATGGTCGGTCTCGTCGGGGCGATCATTCAGGGCGGCCTGATCGGGCGGCTCGTGAAGCGATTTGGCGAGGCGCGCCTGGCGACGGGCGGCGCGGTCGTTTTGTCGATCGGACTTTTCGCGCTGCCGCTCGCCTCGGGGATGATGTCGCTCGTGATCGCCTGCATCGCCGTCGCGATCGGGAACAGTCTGCTGATGCCCACGCTCACGGGCATCGCGTCACGCAGCGTCGACCAGAACTGGCAGGGGCGCGCGCTCGGGTTGCTGCAAAGCGCGGGCTCGCTCGCGCGATGGATCGGTCCGGCGCTCGCCGGTTTGCTGCTCTCGTTCGACGTGGGGCGCGCGAAGGAATTCTATGCCCGCACGCCGTTGTGGGCCGGCGCCGTGCTCGTGGGTCTCTCGATTTTTCTCACGCTGCTTTTGCCGCGGACCGCGGAGGTCGATTCCGTGCCGGCGGACGAGCCATCGACGGCCTGA
- the rpsI gene encoding 30S ribosomal protein S9, with protein MSNEYTATGRRKNAIAKIWAKAGSGTIRVNDRDFTEYFPGLSLQNEILRPLELANSVHAYDLRVSTNGGGINGQAGALRLAISRVLIELNPEFRPILKKEGLLTRDPRMKERKKPGQPGARKRFQFSKR; from the coding sequence ATGAGCAACGAATACACCGCCACGGGTCGCCGCAAAAACGCGATCGCCAAGATCTGGGCCAAGGCCGGCTCGGGCACCATCCGCGTCAACGATCGCGACTTCACCGAGTATTTTCCCGGTCTCTCGCTCCAGAACGAAATTCTTCGTCCCCTCGAACTCGCCAATAGCGTCCACGCCTACGATCTTCGCGTGAGCACCAATGGCGGCGGCATCAACGGCCAGGCCGGCGCGCTGCGTCTCGCCATCAGCCGTGTGCTCATCGAGCTGAATCCCGAGTTTCGTCCGATCCTGAAGAAGGAAGGCCTGCTCACCCGCGACCCGCGCATGAAGGAACGCAAGAAGCCCGGCCAGCCCGGTGCCCGCAAGCGCTTCCAGTTCTCCAAGCGCTAA
- a CDS encoding VOC family protein, whose protein sequence is MKTPIPKNQVCLWFENNDAEEAARFYASVFPDSEVTGVHRAPGDYPSGQEGDVLVVNFTVLGIPCMGLNGGPGWPQTIAFSFQVSTEDQAETDRYWDAIVGNGGEASECGWCQDRWGVSWQITPRTLMEAMTAGGAEAKRAFAAMMSMGKIDVAAIDAARRG, encoded by the coding sequence ATGAAAACTCCCATCCCCAAAAATCAGGTCTGCCTTTGGTTCGAGAACAATGATGCGGAGGAGGCGGCTCGGTTTTATGCGTCGGTTTTTCCGGACTCCGAGGTGACGGGGGTGCATCGGGCGCCGGGGGATTATCCCTCGGGGCAGGAGGGGGATGTGCTCGTCGTGAATTTTACCGTGCTCGGCATTCCTTGCATGGGGCTCAATGGCGGGCCGGGCTGGCCGCAGACGATCGCGTTTTCGTTCCAGGTCTCGACCGAAGACCAGGCGGAGACGGACCGGTATTGGGACGCGATCGTGGGCAATGGCGGCGAGGCGAGCGAGTGCGGGTGGTGCCAGGATCGCTGGGGTGTGTCGTGGCAGATCACGCCACGCACGCTGATGGAGGCGATGACCGCGGGCGGCGCGGAGGCGAAGCGCGCCTTCGCCGCGATGATGTCGATGGGAAAAATCGACGTGGCGGCGATCGACGCCGCGCGCCGCGGGTAG
- a CDS encoding VOC family protein, translated as MINAMPSGGSRSMCRTWVQDMDRDRKFYEATLQTTLERLEMPDVELWVFPMLDEKPGALGALVKMEGKDSGAGGVIIYFSCADCAEEAGRAAENDGKVVKEKFPIGSYGFIAFVEDTEGNVIGLHSMA; from the coding sequence ATGATCAACGCAATGCCGTCGGGTGGTTCGAGATCTATGTGCAGGACATGGGTGCAGGACATGGACCGGGACCGGAAATTCTACGAAGCGACCCTGCAGACTACGCTGGAGCGGCTGGAAATGCCGGATGTTGAGCTGTGGGTCTTCCCCATGCTCGACGAGAAGCCGGGCGCGCTCGGTGCGCTGGTGAAGATGGAGGGGAAGGACTCCGGCGCGGGCGGGGTGATCATTTATTTCTCGTGCGCGGATTGCGCGGAGGAGGCCGGGCGCGCGGCGGAAAATGACGGAAAGGTCGTGAAGGAAAAGTTCCCGATCGGAAGCTATGGCTTCATCGCCTTTGTGGAAGACACGGAAGGAAATGTGATCGGCCTGCACTCGATGGCGTAA
- a CDS encoding ribose-phosphate pyrophosphokinase, with protein sequence MFRPTAELKIFTGTAHRALAESICSYLGVPLGEASVSSFPDGETFVKINENIRGRDVFIVQPTCPPTNQNLMELLILVDAARRASAARITAVIPFFGYARQDRKDQPRVPITAKLVANLIVAAGVQRVLTMDLHAQQLQGFFDIPVDHLYALPVMMEYLMSRKLENIVVVSPDVGGVKMAQAYSQALGTSLAIVVKKRKSATETEASHVIGDVYGRNVLIVDDLTETAGTITNAAAILRDRGAMEIYAGVSHAVLTDLAVERLKVSPIKELITTDSTPVHSGAVSCVKVLSIAELLGEGIKRIHEDKSVTSLFQLKK encoded by the coding sequence ATGTTTCGACCCACCGCCGAATTAAAAATCTTCACCGGCACGGCCCATCGCGCCCTCGCCGAATCCATCTGCAGCTACCTCGGCGTCCCGCTCGGCGAGGCTTCCGTGAGTTCCTTTCCGGATGGAGAAACCTTCGTCAAGATCAACGAGAACATTCGCGGTCGCGATGTGTTCATCGTGCAGCCGACCTGCCCGCCGACGAACCAGAACCTCATGGAGCTGCTCATCCTCGTGGATGCGGCCCGGCGGGCGAGCGCGGCGCGCATCACGGCGGTGATTCCCTTCTTCGGCTACGCCCGGCAGGATCGCAAGGATCAGCCCCGAGTGCCGATCACGGCAAAGCTCGTCGCGAATCTCATCGTCGCCGCCGGCGTGCAGCGAGTGCTCACGATGGATCTCCACGCGCAGCAGCTGCAGGGCTTTTTCGACATTCCGGTCGATCATCTCTACGCCCTGCCGGTGATGATGGAGTATCTGATGAGCCGGAAGCTCGAGAACATCGTCGTCGTTTCGCCCGACGTCGGCGGCGTGAAGATGGCCCAGGCCTACTCCCAGGCGCTCGGCACGAGCCTCGCCATCGTCGTGAAGAAGCGGAAATCCGCGACCGAGACCGAGGCCTCGCACGTGATCGGCGATGTCTACGGACGGAACGTCCTCATCGTGGACGATCTCACCGAGACAGCAGGCACCATCACGAACGCGGCGGCTATTTTACGCGATCGTGGCGCCATGGAGATTTATGCTGGTGTTTCGCATGCCGTGTTGACAGATTTGGCGGTTGAACGATTAAAGGTCTCTCCGATCAAGGAGTTGATCACCACCGACAGCACACCGGTTCATTCGGGTGCGGTCAGCTGCGTCAAGGTGTTATCGATAGCCGAGCTGTTGGGCGAAGGCATCAAGCGCATCCACGAAGACAAATCGGTGACGTCGCTCTTCCAATTGAAGAAATAA
- a CDS encoding 50S ribosomal protein L25, with amino-acid sequence MAKQVKLSARPRPEAGRNAVKQVRARGAVPAVIYGAHETPANLEVDRKAIENVLAHAANEHVLVDLDIDGANKLSLIQEIQRHPVRGTILHVDFHAVSRTETVASEVPIEPTGEAVGVKTHGGLLQQQLRTLHIECLPQNLPDLLTVDVSALEIGASIHVKDIQLPAGVTSVTDGDITVFLVSEPKVAEEATPAAAAPEVLKEKKAEA; translated from the coding sequence ATGGCCAAGCAAGTGAAACTCTCCGCCCGTCCGCGCCCCGAAGCCGGTCGCAATGCGGTCAAACAAGTCCGCGCCCGTGGCGCCGTGCCCGCCGTGATCTACGGCGCTCATGAAACTCCCGCCAATCTCGAGGTGGACCGCAAGGCCATCGAGAACGTCCTCGCCCACGCGGCGAACGAGCACGTCCTCGTCGATCTCGACATCGACGGCGCGAACAAGCTCTCCCTCATCCAGGAGATCCAGCGTCATCCCGTCCGTGGCACGATCCTGCACGTGGATTTCCACGCGGTCTCCCGCACCGAGACCGTCGCGTCCGAAGTGCCGATCGAGCCCACTGGCGAAGCGGTCGGCGTGAAGACCCATGGCGGCCTGCTCCAGCAGCAGCTCCGCACGCTCCACATCGAGTGCCTTCCGCAGAACCTTCCCGACCTTCTCACCGTGGACGTTTCCGCCCTCGAGATCGGCGCGTCGATCCACGTGAAGGACATCCAGCTTCCCGCTGGCGTCACCTCGGTCACCGACGGCGACATCACCGTTTTCCTCGTCTCCGAGCCGAAAGTCGCGGAGGAAGCCACTCCCGCCGCGGCCGCTCCCGAGGTTCTCAAGGAGAAGAAGGCGGAAGCCTAA
- a CDS encoding MarR family transcriptional regulator — MLTEELALSTESIGRLADIILTLQRCFIMRLSENLAGGDVSFAQFFLLSHINSCCALSMTEIAAKMTHTTAAATGLVDRLERLDYVERTTAPNDRRKVLVRIKPKGVELVKVIHLDMVNSLAKVMHELTVEEQHMWLQIYEKIFNYCQCQEQNAPAGLPSRD, encoded by the coding sequence ATGCTGACCGAGGAACTCGCTTTGTCCACTGAGTCCATTGGGCGTCTGGCCGACATCATCCTGACGCTCCAACGCTGCTTCATCATGCGCCTTTCCGAGAACCTCGCCGGCGGCGACGTCTCCTTTGCGCAGTTCTTTCTCCTCAGTCACATCAATTCCTGCTGCGCACTCAGCATGACGGAGATCGCCGCAAAGATGACTCATACTACGGCCGCCGCCACCGGGCTGGTCGACCGCCTCGAGCGCCTCGATTACGTGGAGCGCACCACCGCCCCGAACGACCGCCGCAAGGTCCTCGTCCGCATCAAGCCCAAGGGGGTCGAGCTCGTGAAGGTCATCCACCTCGACATGGTGAACAGCCTCGCCAAGGTCATGCATGAACTCACCGTCGAGGAGCAGCACATGTGGCTGCAGATCTACGAAAAGATTTTCAACTACTGCCAGTGCCAGGAGCAGAATGCCCCGGCCGGCCTCCCCTCCCGGGATTAA
- the rplM gene encoding 50S ribosomal protein L13 codes for MKTFSAKVAEVKRDWWVIDAKDQMLGHVAVKAATLLRGKHKPVYTTHVDTGDFVVVINADQVKVGGKKDIQKTYMSFSGYVGGHKHETFKARRERKPELLIERAVKGMIMHNALGATTYRKLKVYAGSAHPHEAQNPKVATL; via the coding sequence ATGAAGACCTTTTCGGCCAAAGTAGCAGAAGTAAAGCGAGACTGGTGGGTGATCGACGCCAAGGACCAGATGCTCGGCCACGTCGCCGTTAAAGCCGCGACGCTCCTGCGCGGCAAGCACAAGCCCGTTTACACCACCCACGTCGACACCGGCGATTTCGTCGTTGTCATCAATGCCGATCAGGTCAAGGTCGGCGGCAAGAAAGACATCCAGAAGACCTACATGAGCTTCTCCGGGTATGTCGGCGGCCACAAGCACGAGACCTTCAAGGCTCGTCGCGAGCGCAAGCCCGAGCTCCTCATCGAACGCGCGGTCAAGGGCATGATCATGCACAACGCCCTTGGCGCCACGACTTACCGCAAGCTCAAGGTTTATGCCGGTTCCGCCCATCCGCACGAAGCGCAGAACCCGAAGGTCGCCACTCTCTAA
- a CDS encoding 23S rRNA (pseudouridine(1915)-N(3))-methyltransferase RlmH encodes MKWVIAAIGKPRLDYARLGMDEYLKRTRHFAEVEILALRSGAQAAEGQALLERTTGCHRIVMDERGDRLTSRQFSQMIAELELAGTRRAAVLVGGADGHSAEVRAQADRVLSLSSLTLQHELALVVLLEQIYRGYSILRGTPYHRD; translated from the coding sequence ATGAAATGGGTGATCGCAGCCATCGGCAAGCCCCGCCTCGACTACGCGCGACTGGGCATGGACGAATATTTGAAGCGCACGCGGCATTTCGCCGAGGTAGAAATTCTCGCACTCCGCAGCGGCGCGCAGGCCGCGGAAGGTCAGGCCCTGCTCGAGCGCACCACGGGCTGCCACCGGATCGTCATGGACGAACGCGGCGACCGCCTCACCAGCCGCCAGTTCTCGCAAATGATCGCCGAGCTCGAACTCGCCGGCACCCGGCGCGCCGCCGTGCTCGTGGGTGGCGCGGATGGCCATTCCGCCGAGGTTCGCGCGCAGGCCGACCGCGTGCTCTCGCTCAGCTCGCTCACGCTCCAGCACGAGCTCGCCCTGGTCGTGCTGCTCGAGCAGATCTACCGCGGCTACTCGATCCTTCGTGGCACGCCCTACCACCGTGACTAA
- the ssb gene encoding single-stranded DNA-binding protein, which yields MASVNKVILIGNLTRDPEIKYTPKGTAVTDLGLAVNRFIPASEGGEKREETTFIDVTLWGRTAEVAHEYAKKGQPLYVEGRLQMDTWDDKQTGQKRSKLKVVGENIQLLGTKGGGGGRSSGGDYDDAPPSRPPQRSAPPASRPPAEPEDDDIPF from the coding sequence ATGGCCAGCGTCAATAAAGTCATCCTCATCGGGAATCTCACGCGTGACCCCGAGATCAAATACACGCCGAAAGGCACCGCCGTCACCGACCTCGGCCTGGCGGTCAACCGTTTCATTCCCGCCTCGGAAGGCGGCGAGAAGCGGGAGGAGACGACGTTCATCGACGTGACGCTGTGGGGCCGCACCGCTGAGGTCGCGCACGAATACGCCAAGAAAGGGCAGCCTCTTTACGTCGAGGGCCGTCTGCAGATGGACACGTGGGACGACAAGCAGACCGGCCAGAAGCGCAGCAAGTTGAAGGTCGTCGGCGAAAACATCCAGCTCCTTGGAACCAAGGGTGGCGGTGGTGGCCGCAGCAGTGGTGGTGATTACGATGATGCGCCGCCCTCGCGCCCGCCGCAGCGTTCGGCACCGCCCGCATCGCGCCCGCCAGCCGAACCTGAGGACGACGACATTCCGTTCTAA
- a CDS encoding TolC family protein, whose protein sequence is MTKPRSTARTLLLSLALTASGQAQPTPTPEPTPQDLTTATPTPAPAVSASTPFYSATLPDATPLPEMPPVVVPTPDPTYSATMPDAAVPTPTPVPTAVEPDLDPSLANPGPPPAPVPDVQRNPEDVTPSKATIRKLNEEAVEKINAFARSQRNPAVADLTLEQAIDISFKQNPDILNAIEQIRLTRGQIIEVTSQALPHLNAVGGFTQQQTTLTDPKRPGVSSSGNTIQIPNGQGGFTPVDFGNFGGGGSSFVNPQSWNVGFQASQLLYNGGAVVAGIKAARFVEDSAYFSLRQTIDQTIANVKTAFYQVILNRALVVAQQQSVNLLQEQLQDQQSRYEAGTVPRFNVLQAQVALANAQPPLISALNNLRVSQYQLVKTLGMDYKTSKPSEVPFNVVGGLPYQPRAINPDESIRIAIERSPLLKAQRQSILANNENVHVQFAGYLPSVSATADYTWKNNQAFHSLGEVTQGWTYGIQGSWAIFDGGETAGQVAQAKAQLQQAVINYDNSVRQVILNVQQSISNLQTAEQTLTSQEASVVQATEALRLAQERLDAGAGTQLDVLNQQTQLLQSQTTVLQARYDYLAALASYDLALSLDAQYEESFDDPLTRSERAHFSKATNPTAPQPALPGKLRHQDPISGLAVNAPVPYVPPTKAGARDNKSAPEPTPKPKRKKVLGIF, encoded by the coding sequence ATGACGAAGCCCCGCTCGACCGCGCGCACCCTTCTCCTCTCCCTCGCCCTTACTGCTTCCGGGCAGGCCCAACCCACGCCGACTCCGGAGCCCACTCCGCAGGACCTCACCACCGCCACGCCGACTCCGGCGCCCGCAGTTTCGGCCTCGACGCCCTTCTACTCGGCCACCCTGCCAGACGCGACCCCGCTCCCGGAGATGCCGCCTGTGGTCGTGCCCACGCCGGATCCCACCTACTCGGCCACGATGCCCGATGCCGCCGTGCCGACGCCCACTCCGGTGCCCACCGCCGTCGAGCCCGATCTCGATCCCTCGCTCGCGAATCCCGGTCCGCCGCCCGCACCCGTGCCCGACGTCCAGCGGAATCCCGAGGACGTCACGCCCAGCAAGGCGACCATCCGCAAGCTCAACGAAGAAGCCGTCGAGAAGATCAATGCCTTCGCGAGGAGCCAGCGGAACCCCGCCGTCGCCGACCTCACGCTCGAGCAGGCCATCGACATTTCGTTCAAGCAGAACCCCGATATCCTCAACGCGATCGAGCAGATCCGCCTCACCCGCGGGCAGATCATCGAAGTCACCTCGCAGGCCCTGCCGCACCTCAATGCCGTGGGCGGCTTTACGCAGCAGCAGACCACGCTCACCGATCCCAAGCGCCCCGGCGTCAGCAGCAGCGGCAATACCATCCAGATTCCCAATGGCCAGGGCGGCTTCACCCCGGTCGACTTCGGCAACTTCGGCGGCGGCGGCTCCTCGTTCGTGAATCCCCAGTCGTGGAACGTCGGCTTCCAGGCCAGCCAGCTCCTCTACAACGGCGGCGCCGTCGTCGCCGGCATCAAGGCCGCGCGCTTCGTCGAGGACAGCGCCTACTTCAGCCTTCGCCAGACGATCGACCAGACCATCGCGAACGTGAAGACCGCCTTCTACCAGGTCATCCTGAATCGCGCCCTCGTCGTCGCCCAGCAACAGTCCGTCAACCTCCTCCAGGAGCAGCTCCAGGATCAGCAGAGCCGCTACGAAGCCGGCACCGTCCCGCGCTTCAACGTCCTTCAGGCCCAGGTCGCCCTCGCCAACGCCCAGCCGCCGCTCATCAGCGCGCTCAACAACCTCCGCGTCTCCCAATACCAGCTCGTGAAGACGCTCGGCATGGACTACAAGACGAGCAAGCCCAGCGAAGTCCCCTTCAACGTCGTCGGCGGCCTGCCCTACCAGCCCCGCGCCATCAACCCCGACGAATCCATCCGCATCGCCATCGAGCGCAGCCCGCTCCTCAAGGCCCAGCGCCAGAGCATCCTCGCGAACAACGAGAACGTCCACGTCCAGTTCGCCGGCTACCTCCCCAGCGTCTCCGCCACCGCCGACTACACCTGGAAAAACAACCAGGCCTTCCATAGCCTCGGCGAAGTCACCCAGGGCTGGACCTACGGCATCCAGGGCAGCTGGGCCATCTTCGACGGCGGCGAGACCGCCGGTCAGGTCGCCCAGGCCAAGGCCCAGCTCCAGCAGGCCGTCATCAACTACGACAACTCCGTCCGACAGGTCATCCTGAACGTCCAGCAGTCCATTTCCAATCTCCAGACCGCCGAGCAAACCCTCACCAGCCAGGAAGCCAGCGTCGTCCAGGCCACCGAGGCCCTCCGCCTCGCACAGGAACGCCTCGACGCCGGCGCCGGCACCCAGCTCGACGTCCTCAACCAGCAGACACAGCTCCTCCAGAGCCAGACCACCGTTTTGCAGGCTCGCTACGATTACCTCGCCGCCCTCGCCAGCTACGACCTCGCCCTCTCCCTCGACGCTCAATACGAGGAGAGCTTCGACGACCCGCTCACCCGCTCCGAGCGCGCCCACTTCTCCAAGGCGACGAACCCCACCGCCCCGCAGCCCGCCCTGCCCGGAAAGCTCAGGCATCAGGACCCCATCAGCGGCCTCGCCGTCAATGCCCCCGTGCCCTACGTCCCGCCCACGAAGGCCGGCGCCCGCGACAACAAATCCGCCCCCGAGCCCACCCCGAAGCCGAAGCGCAAGAAAGTCCTCGGCATCTTCTAG
- the pth gene encoding aminoacyl-tRNA hydrolase: MAGLGNPGREYDRTRHNVGFLVADALARRAGSTFAHEPKWNADMARVGDWTLLKPMTFMNLSGESVGDFCRFYKLEPSQALVVIDDVALPLGRLRLRGTGSDGGHNGLASVLMHLGTEQVPRLRVGIGSVTKNSLVGHVLGKFTSEEQAALDEAVDRAADAVEFAQANGFAAAMNRFNPNNDPKN; this comes from the coding sequence GTGGCTGGACTCGGGAACCCTGGCCGGGAATATGACCGCACCCGCCACAACGTTGGATTCCTCGTCGCGGACGCGCTTGCGCGTCGGGCGGGGTCGACGTTTGCGCACGAGCCGAAGTGGAATGCCGACATGGCCCGCGTCGGCGACTGGACGCTGCTGAAGCCCATGACCTTCATGAACCTCAGCGGCGAATCCGTCGGCGACTTTTGCCGGTTTTACAAGCTCGAGCCCTCGCAGGCGCTGGTGGTGATCGACGACGTGGCCCTTCCGCTCGGCCGGCTGCGACTTCGTGGCACGGGCAGCGACGGCGGGCACAACGGTCTCGCCTCCGTCCTCATGCATCTCGGCACCGAACAGGTGCCGCGGTTGCGTGTCGGCATTGGCTCCGTCACGAAAAATTCGCTCGTCGGTCACGTCCTCGGTAAATTCACCTCCGAGGAACAGGCCGCGCTCGACGAGGCGGTGGACCGTGCGGCGGATGCCGTGGAGTTTGCCCAGGCCAACGGCTTTGCGGCCGCCATGAACCGATTCAATCCCAATAACGACCCCAAAAACTGA
- a CDS encoding Spy/CpxP family protein refolding chaperone produces MNTKSLLQLCGAAMVALLPLSTVSAQSAKASPDDKVAKMKADLSLSDDQVAKLKEIYAEQKAAADPIMQDKSLTKEQRQEKLKPIKEATKTKVNAVLTPEQQAKMKAAKKEKKDKKDS; encoded by the coding sequence ATGAATACCAAATCTCTCCTCCAACTCTGCGGCGCCGCCATGGTCGCGCTGCTTCCTCTCTCCACCGTGTCCGCCCAGTCGGCCAAAGCTTCTCCGGACGACAAGGTCGCCAAGATGAAGGCCGATCTCTCGCTCTCCGACGATCAGGTCGCGAAGCTCAAGGAGATCTACGCGGAGCAGAAGGCGGCCGCCGATCCGATCATGCAGGACAAGTCGCTCACCAAGGAGCAGCGCCAGGAGAAGCTCAAGCCGATCAAGGAAGCGACGAAGACGAAGGTCAACGCCGTGCTTACGCCCGAGCAGCAGGCGAAGATGAAGGCCGCCAAGAAGGAGAAGAAAGACAAGAAGGACAGCTAG